One window of Roseofilum capinflatum BLCC-M114 genomic DNA carries:
- a CDS encoding S1C family serine protease translates to MIQPKTLFLSTLAAGLMLTPPALSLPEASILAQFSGEEQTRIQVYRQASPAVVTIKAGRGSGSGSIIRSDGLVLTNEHVVSEARRGRVEVRTSQGNRYQGYVIAVDRRNDLALVRLDTNDSLPTLPIADRQGVQVGQQVYAIGSPFGLSGTITTGILSRIDPENGDLQTDAALNPGNSGGPLLNSRGELIGVNKAILSRNGTNSGIGFATNSAIAREFIVANGNQRDPGFPDDRLARRDPTFPEDNRNSGDRFSDRPRLGVTVDQDLIVLEVERGSLAADIGFRPGDRLLAINHRRLRGVNDLIGFLETRPRSMLLTVRRNRRIAEVLIEF, encoded by the coding sequence ATGATCCAACCAAAAACTTTATTCCTGTCCACCTTAGCAGCCGGGTTGATGCTTACTCCACCCGCTCTCAGTCTACCCGAAGCATCGATACTAGCTCAATTTAGTGGCGAAGAACAAACCCGGATTCAAGTCTATCGTCAGGCAAGTCCTGCGGTAGTAACGATTAAAGCGGGACGAGGGTCAGGTTCTGGGAGTATTATCCGCTCCGATGGTTTAGTCTTAACCAATGAGCATGTGGTGTCTGAAGCGAGACGGGGACGGGTGGAGGTGAGAACATCCCAAGGAAATCGCTATCAAGGGTATGTGATTGCTGTCGATCGCCGCAATGATTTAGCTTTAGTTCGTCTTGATACCAACGATAGCTTACCCACCCTTCCGATCGCCGATCGCCAGGGGGTACAAGTGGGTCAACAAGTCTACGCTATTGGTAGTCCCTTTGGTCTGTCCGGAACCATTACCACCGGTATCCTCAGTCGCATCGATCCGGAAAATGGAGACCTACAAACGGATGCAGCCCTGAATCCGGGGAACTCTGGCGGCCCCTTACTCAACTCCCGTGGGGAACTGATTGGGGTCAATAAAGCCATTTTAAGCCGGAATGGAACCAATAGCGGTATCGGCTTTGCTACTAATTCGGCTATTGCCCGTGAGTTTATCGTAGCCAATGGCAATCAACGCGATCCGGGTTTTCCCGACGATCGCCTAGCGCGACGCGATCCGACTTTTCCTGAAGATAACCGCAATAGCGGCGATCGCTTTTCTGACCGTCCCCGTTTAGGCGTAACTGTGGATCAGGACTTAATTGTATTAGAAGTCGAACGGGGGTCTCTAGCCGCAGATATCGGCTTTCGACCCGGCGATCGTCTGTTGGCCATTAATCACCGTCGCTTACGGGGAGTTAACGATCTGATCGGCTTCCTAGAAACCCGTCCCCGTTCCATGCTGCTCACCGTGCGGCGCAATCGCAGAATTGCCGAAGTCTTGATTGAATTTTAG